A genomic segment from Propionibacteriaceae bacterium ZF39 encodes:
- a CDS encoding Pls/PosA family non-ribosomal peptide synthetase gives MTELRLHHYFEFSAAKTPDAIALECDRHALTYRQLDERANQVAHYLAAEYGIRPGDRVGIMIERSVPMYAVLLGIQKAGATFVPIDPSAPVDRVAFIASDSDLSLIVTTTSLAEACAEAETAVMLTDAEASELANCPTWRPELPLEGDPLCYIIYTSGSTGRPKGVEIAQSSIANFIDVVPEIYGVTPSERVYQGMTISFDFSIEEIWPTWAVGATLVAGPTDGRRIGSGLADFLEDSAITMIYCVPTVLSTLDRLIPSIRTVNVGGEACPQELVERWGPGRRILNTYGPTEATVTCIWAELYPGKPVTIGRPLPTYTAVLLDESLQPVPHGEIGEICVGGPGVARGYVNRPDLTAERFVPDPTGMTDGRIYRTGDLGRYTAHGEIEYRGRADSEVKVRGHRVDLQEIEGVLLADEQVGNAVVTLRKDPEIGDELAAYLLLADRNAAIEPLRSRLHTSLRRRLPPYMVPDYLEVVPTIPMLPSGKADRKALPEPTSGRLIGGDGAYAPPTTETERNLCEAYAQTLRLPVDSLSVEANLFDDLGGHSLVAATLVSQLRRSALTGTGELSILDLYAHPTVRSLAAHLDAAAGENQDVVAEPTEPEVRRRPVFGQVAGFGFAQLLGIYAVVLLALLPLGVLYDVHDGEPNWVMAQQLALTLPVTYIAARWLLPLLISTGLGRGLRPGVYRLYGLTHLRVWLVHRAMTLSPLGRLAGSPWAEHYLRLAGARVGHACHIGTAQIPLPGLVRLGDNATIGYAAHLRGYEITGGRLHLGLVEVADGAVVGANCVLQGPCSMGANTVLAGQSLLDAGQSVPAGETWSGSVATPRAGHGDPVVDLMTSCDQAPTTWPREVLPRFALGVLCFELLPLMAMLPVLIGVWWALLQLGQLPALIVTALSGPVFVVSVCALILFFRRWALLETPVGVHHLRSQLGTDKWFGDKLLELSLELTNPLYGSLYTPGWLRLLGARVGRHAEIATIANIDPDLLTLQDGSFVADMASVGPASYANGHVAFRRTEVGRRAFVGNASFIPSGTHLGDGSLIGVQSVPPTSGVGPGTSWLGSPSIFLPARELYEEYTEDTTFRPPAAKVTSRYVIEAVRAVLPPTLLALSTFGTLWVLSVLARLLPLWAMALAAPAIALGFSLVVVLVVAIIKWTVVGRYRPRVEPLWSGFVRRTEFVTGVYEGAAVPVLLNALEGTPMLGPVLRLFGVRVGRRVLLGTTYLTEFDLVHIGNDVTVGSEASLQTHLFEDRVMKMGTIELESDASIGSRAVVLYSTTVGEGAALAPLSLVMKGESLPARTRWAGVPSRIARRALPTLPRVPVASSQE, from the coding sequence ATGACCGAGTTGCGCCTGCACCATTACTTCGAGTTCTCGGCCGCGAAGACACCGGACGCCATTGCCCTGGAATGTGACCGCCACGCGTTGACCTATCGACAGCTCGACGAGCGAGCCAATCAGGTCGCCCACTATCTGGCAGCCGAATACGGCATCCGTCCCGGTGATCGCGTGGGGATCATGATCGAGCGCTCGGTGCCGATGTATGCGGTGCTGCTCGGTATCCAGAAGGCCGGGGCCACCTTCGTCCCGATCGATCCGTCCGCTCCCGTCGACCGGGTCGCTTTCATCGCGTCCGACTCGGACCTCTCCCTCATCGTCACGACGACCTCGCTCGCCGAGGCCTGCGCCGAGGCAGAGACAGCCGTGATGCTCACCGATGCGGAAGCGTCCGAACTCGCGAACTGCCCGACCTGGCGCCCGGAGCTCCCGCTCGAGGGCGACCCGCTGTGCTACATCATCTATACGTCCGGTTCGACCGGACGCCCCAAGGGCGTCGAGATCGCTCAGTCGAGCATCGCCAACTTCATCGACGTCGTGCCCGAGATCTATGGGGTGACGCCGTCGGAGCGGGTCTATCAGGGCATGACGATCTCGTTCGACTTCTCGATCGAGGAGATCTGGCCGACGTGGGCCGTGGGCGCGACGCTGGTCGCCGGGCCGACCGACGGGCGCCGGATCGGATCCGGGCTGGCCGACTTCCTCGAGGACTCGGCCATCACGATGATCTATTGCGTCCCGACCGTCCTCTCGACGCTCGACCGCCTGATCCCCTCGATCCGGACCGTGAACGTGGGCGGCGAGGCCTGCCCCCAGGAACTTGTGGAGCGCTGGGGACCCGGCCGACGCATCCTCAACACCTATGGCCCGACCGAGGCGACTGTCACCTGCATCTGGGCCGAGCTCTATCCGGGCAAGCCGGTGACCATCGGCCGCCCGCTGCCGACCTATACCGCCGTCCTGCTCGACGAGTCCCTCCAGCCCGTGCCCCATGGCGAGATCGGTGAGATCTGTGTCGGCGGGCCCGGAGTCGCGCGCGGCTATGTGAACCGTCCCGACCTGACCGCCGAACGCTTCGTCCCGGACCCGACGGGCATGACCGACGGGCGGATCTATCGCACCGGCGACCTGGGGCGCTACACCGCGCATGGCGAGATCGAATATCGCGGGCGGGCCGACAGCGAGGTGAAGGTGCGCGGCCACCGGGTCGACCTCCAGGAGATCGAGGGCGTACTCCTGGCCGACGAGCAGGTCGGAAACGCCGTCGTGACGCTGCGCAAGGATCCTGAGATCGGTGACGAGCTCGCCGCGTATCTCCTGCTGGCCGACCGGAACGCCGCGATCGAGCCGTTGCGGTCCCGCCTCCACACGTCGCTGCGCCGACGACTCCCGCCCTACATGGTCCCGGACTATCTCGAGGTCGTGCCGACCATCCCGATGCTGCCCAGCGGCAAGGCGGACCGCAAGGCGTTGCCCGAGCCCACGAGCGGCCGCCTGATCGGTGGCGATGGGGCGTACGCACCGCCCACCACCGAGACCGAACGCAACCTCTGCGAGGCGTACGCCCAGACGCTGCGCCTGCCCGTGGACAGTCTCTCGGTCGAGGCGAACCTGTTCGACGATCTCGGCGGGCACTCCCTCGTCGCCGCCACGCTGGTGTCGCAGTTGCGTCGCAGCGCGCTGACCGGAACCGGCGAGCTCTCGATCCTGGACCTGTACGCCCATCCGACCGTCCGGTCCCTGGCCGCTCATCTGGATGCCGCTGCGGGCGAGAACCAGGATGTGGTCGCCGAACCCACCGAGCCCGAAGTCCGGCGCCGCCCCGTCTTCGGCCAGGTCGCTGGGTTCGGTTTCGCCCAGCTGCTCGGCATCTATGCCGTGGTCCTGCTCGCCCTGCTCCCGCTCGGTGTGCTCTATGACGTGCACGACGGGGAACCCAACTGGGTGATGGCCCAACAGCTCGCCCTGACCCTGCCGGTCACCTACATCGCCGCCCGCTGGCTCCTGCCACTGCTGATCTCGACCGGGCTGGGTCGCGGGCTTCGCCCGGGGGTCTACCGGCTCTATGGGCTGACCCACCTGCGGGTCTGGCTGGTGCACCGGGCCATGACGTTGTCGCCGCTCGGCCGACTCGCCGGGTCCCCCTGGGCCGAGCATTATCTGCGCCTCGCCGGCGCTCGCGTGGGCCACGCCTGCCATATCGGCACCGCCCAGATCCCGCTGCCGGGCCTGGTCCGGCTGGGCGACAATGCGACGATTGGGTACGCCGCCCACCTGCGCGGCTACGAGATCACCGGCGGCCGGTTGCACCTGGGCCTGGTGGAGGTCGCCGACGGCGCGGTGGTCGGCGCGAACTGCGTCCTGCAGGGCCCCTGCAGCATGGGCGCGAACACGGTCCTGGCCGGGCAGTCGCTGCTCGACGCGGGCCAGTCCGTCCCAGCCGGGGAGACCTGGTCCGGATCGGTGGCCACGCCCCGCGCCGGGCACGGGGATCCCGTGGTCGACCTGATGACCTCATGTGACCAGGCCCCCACGACCTGGCCCCGGGAGGTATTGCCGAGGTTCGCCCTCGGCGTGCTCTGCTTCGAACTCCTGCCCCTCATGGCCATGCTGCCCGTGCTTATCGGCGTCTGGTGGGCCCTGCTCCAGCTGGGGCAGCTGCCGGCGCTCATCGTCACGGCGCTGAGCGGGCCCGTCTTCGTCGTCAGTGTCTGCGCCCTGATCCTGTTCTTCCGGCGCTGGGCGCTGCTGGAGACCCCGGTCGGCGTACACCACCTGCGCTCCCAACTGGGCACCGACAAGTGGTTCGGCGACAAACTTCTCGAGCTCAGCCTCGAGCTCACGAATCCGCTCTATGGCTCGCTCTACACGCCCGGCTGGCTCCGGCTGCTGGGCGCCCGGGTCGGTCGCCATGCGGAAATCGCGACCATCGCCAACATCGACCCCGACCTGCTGACTCTGCAGGATGGCTCGTTCGTCGCCGACATGGCGAGTGTGGGCCCGGCCAGTTATGCCAACGGCCATGTGGCGTTCCGGCGGACCGAGGTGGGCCGTCGCGCCTTCGTCGGCAACGCCTCGTTCATCCCCAGCGGCACCCACCTCGGCGACGGCTCGCTCATCGGCGTGCAGTCGGTGCCCCCCACCAGCGGTGTCGGTCCGGGGACTTCCTGGCTCGGATCGCCGTCGATCTTCCTGCCCGCCCGCGAGCTCTACGAGGAATACACCGAGGACACCACCTTCCGACCACCCGCAGCCAAGGTGACCTCTCGCTATGTGATCGAGGCCGTTCGCGCGGTTCTGCCACCGACTCTCCTCGCCCTGTCGACCTTCGGCACGCTGTGGGTGCTGTCAGTCCTGGCCCGGCTGCTGCCGCTGTGGGCGATGGCGCTCGCGGCACCGGCGATCGCGCTGGGTTTCAGCCTGGTTGTTGTCCTCGTGGTGGCGATCATCAAGTGGACCGTCGTCGGTCGCTATCGGCCCCGCGTCGAACCGCTGTGGAGCGGCTTCGTGCGCCGGACCGAATTCGTGACCGGCGTCTATGAAGGCGCCGCCGTTCCGGTCCTGCTGAACGCCCTCGAGGGCACACCGATGCTCGGCCCCGTGCTGCGGCTCTTCGGCGTACGCGTGGGCCGCCGCGTCCTGCTCGGCACGACCTATCTCACCGAGTTCGACCTGGTCCACATCGGCAACGACGTGACCGTCGGCTCCGAGGCCTCTTTGCAGACCCACCTGTTCGAGGACCGGGTCATGAAGATGGGCACCATCGAGCTGGAGTCCGACGCATCCATCGGCAGCCGGGCGGTCGTGCTCTATTCGACGACCGTCGGTGAGGGTGCTGCCCTGGCCCCGTTGTCGCTCGTCATGAAAGGCGAGAGCCTTCCCGCCCGGACGCGCTGGGCGGGCGTACCCTCGCGCATCGCCCGGCGCGCCCTGCCCACGCTCCCGCGCGTTCCCGTCGCCAGCTCCCAGGAGTGA
- a CDS encoding heparan-alpha-glucosaminide N-acetyltransferase domain-containing protein produces MAYAAPNPPDSTPVAAPTLSPVSPNAAEIPHACEPETLATGPSPADRARLLGIDVARALAVLGMVAVHLVPDASGDGMSPAFIISSGKSAALFAVLAGVGIALSTGREHRPRGRRWLGSLAAVTVRAVLIALVGLALGLVVSSERADVILVAYAAMFLLALPLLRLPPWALAILATALAIGMPILSHSLRRDLPLATLANPSFVTLARDPAGTMLEVF; encoded by the coding sequence ATGGCCTACGCCGCTCCCAACCCACCCGACAGCACTCCTGTCGCCGCGCCGACGCTGTCCCCGGTTTCGCCGAATGCCGCCGAGATCCCGCACGCGTGCGAGCCGGAGACGCTCGCCACGGGGCCGAGCCCGGCCGACCGGGCCCGGCTGCTGGGGATCGACGTCGCGCGAGCCCTCGCAGTGCTGGGCATGGTGGCCGTGCACCTGGTTCCGGACGCCTCCGGCGACGGCATGTCGCCGGCCTTCATCATCTCGTCCGGCAAGTCGGCAGCCCTGTTCGCCGTGCTGGCCGGCGTGGGGATCGCGCTGTCGACCGGACGCGAGCATCGGCCCCGCGGTCGCCGCTGGCTGGGCTCCCTGGCGGCCGTGACCGTCCGTGCAGTCCTGATCGCACTCGTGGGTCTGGCCCTGGGCCTCGTAGTGTCGAGCGAGCGGGCTGACGTGATCCTGGTGGCGTACGCCGCCATGTTCCTGCTGGCCCTGCCGCTCCTCCGGCTGCCGCCCTGGGCGCTCGCGATCCTGGCCACCGCGCTGGCGATCGGGATGCCGATCCTCAGCCACTCGCTGCGCCGTGATCTGCCCCTGGCGACGCTGGCCAACCCGTCCTTCGTCACCCTGGCCCGCGATCCCGCCGGGACGATGCTCGAGGTGTTCTGA
- a CDS encoding BPL-N domain-containing protein — MTGILALVYRGPASLPGCPEAVASLLRASPWGFDVRFVGPKESTALGPQSLASAVVYAQPGGGELLRAYRKMRRSAAAITDFVQGGGRYLGFCLGAYLAGETPGFGLFPGDTDQYATSRGADVRTEEETTVEVTWAGRPRRLYFQDGPWFDLDGDRGAATVLARYHNDLPAAVVADCGAGRVGLVGPHPEATPDWFTDAGLPVPEPLGLDLGLDLIDRVMRG; from the coding sequence ATGACCGGAATCCTCGCACTGGTCTATCGCGGTCCCGCCAGCCTGCCCGGTTGCCCCGAGGCGGTCGCGAGCCTGTTGCGCGCGTCGCCCTGGGGTTTCGACGTGCGGTTCGTGGGGCCGAAGGAATCCACGGCGTTGGGTCCGCAGTCGCTCGCCTCCGCGGTTGTGTACGCCCAGCCCGGCGGCGGTGAGTTGCTTCGGGCGTACCGAAAGATGCGGCGCAGCGCGGCCGCCATCACCGATTTCGTGCAGGGCGGCGGCCGCTATCTGGGGTTCTGCCTCGGTGCCTATCTGGCGGGCGAGACACCCGGTTTCGGGCTGTTCCCCGGGGACACGGACCAGTACGCCACCTCGCGGGGTGCGGATGTCCGCACCGAGGAGGAAACGACCGTCGAGGTGACCTGGGCGGGTCGGCCGCGCCGCCTCTATTTCCAGGACGGTCCGTGGTTCGACCTCGACGGGGACCGGGGAGCGGCGACCGTCCTGGCGCGCTATCACAATGATCTGCCGGCCGCGGTCGTCGCGGATTGCGGTGCCGGCAGAGTCGGCTTGGTGGGGCCGCACCCCGAGGCCACCCCCGATTGGTTCACCGACGCCGGACTGCCGGTGCCGGAACCCCTCGGTCTCGATCTCGGGCTGGACCTCATCGATCGGGTGATGCGCGGATGA
- a CDS encoding 4'-phosphopantetheinyl transferase superfamily protein, protein MSVGSTTQSFTHPRIWWATPRESGLSGSSGLSGLLSPAERERARGVGHAGNRAWFVTGRALLRLVVGERLGLDPVDIPLSLECRVCGSSAHGRPMLASTPDLHLSIAHAGDVVGVALHCHPIGLDVEPTAPADGPEADPQSAVGSLAALSSIVLTPDERARLDRLPLQEHRQLLLRTWVRKEALLKATGWGLALPPDRIVLDPSGNPLVDGWPELLGPTPSDARIVDLAARPGYVASVAVLEGDAVVTEHDGDAVLDAWAQGHHLPRFAS, encoded by the coding sequence ATGAGTGTCGGCTCGACCACGCAGTCCTTCACCCACCCGCGGATCTGGTGGGCCACGCCCCGGGAGTCGGGTTTGTCGGGCTCGTCCGGCTTGTCCGGCCTGCTGAGCCCAGCTGAGCGCGAGCGTGCCCGGGGGGTCGGCCATGCCGGGAACCGGGCCTGGTTCGTGACGGGCCGGGCCCTGTTGCGGCTGGTGGTTGGGGAACGGCTCGGGCTGGATCCCGTCGACATCCCGCTCTCGCTCGAGTGCCGGGTCTGCGGGAGTTCAGCGCACGGGCGGCCCATGCTCGCGTCGACACCCGATCTGCACCTGTCCATCGCGCACGCGGGGGATGTGGTGGGCGTCGCCCTCCACTGCCATCCGATCGGGCTGGACGTCGAGCCGACAGCCCCGGCGGACGGGCCCGAAGCAGACCCGCAGTCGGCGGTCGGCTCGCTGGCGGCTCTCTCGTCGATCGTCCTGACTCCGGACGAACGTGCTCGCTTGGACCGCCTCCCCCTTCAGGAGCACAGGCAACTGCTGCTGCGGACCTGGGTCCGCAAGGAGGCCCTGCTGAAGGCCACCGGCTGGGGCCTCGCCCTTCCGCCCGACCGGATTGTGCTCGATCCGTCGGGGAATCCCCTCGTTGACGGGTGGCCCGAGCTGCTGGGACCCACACCGAGCGATGCTCGCATCGTCGACCTGGCGGCCCGGCCGGGCTATGTCGCGAGCGTCGCGGTGCTGGAGGGCGACGCGGTGGTCACCGAGCACGACGGTGACGCGGTGCTGGACGCGTGGGCCCAAGGTCACCACCTCCCCCGATTCGCGAGTTAG
- a CDS encoding M1 family aminopeptidase: MPPPSRLIVATVAACVALAACTPASPAATADAWPAPPPDRPQVSLDFTVAPDLASVEGSETVTFTPDLPVCELVFRAWPNKPHTARAGNSLMITSAEVEQQPVSPRVSAAGAPRGAPGSLIELPLPSCVPAGTPLTAKLDFSLRLGVGTDERVGRSGSGNLAWFGTAFPLLAWENGRGWARDDAVAVTGEMATSETFDLTSLTVSAPSQYAVLGVGTPESPRADPNTGLTIHRFSAAAVRDVTVTVGDMRVVERRVGHTTVHIGGPEAQLAMPLERWSDMLAQALTATSDYLGPVPYEHVWVSVIPDQSEGIEFPGAIQFGQLRGEQDRWLVTHEVAHLWFHGLVGNNQARHPWLDESFASFVQRVVDDPRRDPQPRHDYPDRVAHSVGGSMESWTAFRRSDSAYVNGVYLAGADMLIEARQAAGRDQFDAALRAYLTTNAHRIATPADVERAFADLPGAVDRLRESGALD, encoded by the coding sequence ATGCCGCCCCCATCAAGGCTCATTGTTGCGACGGTTGCCGCCTGCGTGGCGTTGGCGGCGTGTACGCCGGCATCCCCGGCGGCCACAGCCGACGCCTGGCCCGCTCCCCCGCCCGATCGGCCCCAGGTATCCCTGGACTTCACGGTGGCCCCCGACCTGGCGTCGGTGGAGGGGTCGGAGACGGTGACGTTCACCCCCGACCTGCCTGTGTGCGAACTCGTCTTCCGGGCGTGGCCCAACAAGCCCCACACCGCCCGGGCCGGCAACTCCCTCATGATCACCTCTGCCGAGGTGGAGCAGCAGCCGGTCTCCCCACGCGTGAGTGCGGCCGGGGCCCCGCGCGGCGCACCCGGGAGCCTGATCGAGCTCCCGCTCCCCTCGTGCGTACCCGCCGGAACCCCGCTCACCGCCAAACTCGACTTCTCGCTCCGGCTGGGCGTGGGCACCGACGAGCGCGTCGGCAGATCCGGGAGCGGCAACCTCGCCTGGTTCGGCACGGCCTTCCCCCTGCTCGCCTGGGAGAACGGCCGCGGCTGGGCCCGCGACGACGCCGTGGCGGTGACCGGCGAGATGGCCACCAGCGAGACATTCGACCTGACGTCACTCACGGTGAGCGCGCCGAGCCAGTACGCCGTCCTGGGCGTCGGCACGCCCGAATCGCCCCGGGCCGACCCGAATACCGGGCTCACCATCCATCGCTTCAGCGCCGCGGCCGTCCGGGACGTGACCGTCACCGTCGGCGATATGCGGGTCGTGGAACGGCGGGTGGGCCACACGACTGTCCACATCGGCGGCCCGGAAGCACAGCTGGCCATGCCGCTGGAGCGGTGGTCGGACATGCTGGCCCAGGCGCTGACGGCCACGAGCGACTACCTCGGCCCCGTTCCCTACGAGCATGTCTGGGTGAGTGTGATCCCGGACCAGAGCGAGGGGATCGAGTTTCCCGGGGCGATCCAGTTCGGGCAGCTCCGCGGCGAGCAGGATCGCTGGCTGGTGACCCATGAGGTCGCGCACCTCTGGTTCCACGGCCTGGTGGGCAACAACCAGGCCCGGCATCCCTGGTTGGACGAATCGTTCGCCTCGTTCGTGCAACGCGTCGTCGACGACCCAAGGCGGGACCCACAACCGCGGCACGACTATCCCGATCGCGTCGCCCACAGCGTGGGTGGCTCGATGGAATCCTGGACCGCGTTCCGGCGCTCCGACAGCGCCTATGTGAACGGTGTCTATCTCGCTGGGGCCGACATGCTCATCGAGGCGCGTCAGGCGGCCGGCAGAGATCAGTTCGATGCCGCACTGCGGGCGTACCTCACCACGAACGCCCACCGCATCGCGACGCCTGCCGACGTCGAACGGGCTTTCGCTGACCTTCCGGGGGCCGTCGACAGGCTGCGGGAGTCCGGAGCCCTCGACTGA
- a CDS encoding VTT domain-containing protein, with protein MKTAQLTHTPAKPTSVKDLLPWDGKPSRGDKALIGLIFGVPAFYLATMPFRPFLIAKAPILLEFVVGSKAAIGAAAAYAGVGQLPLWLVVVAGIVGMAKFDWMFWLAGRRWGERVLRTFASTPGQQKWVARLRGMPSWAIGLLMIATCLPGVPAAIIWILAGMSGMRLRTFLILDVISAAILTGVVVFAGYQAGEAGVAIIQTIDSYALWIGLGIVVVMSIAAQIRAARRPKAQA; from the coding sequence ATGAAGACAGCACAGCTCACGCACACCCCCGCGAAGCCCACGTCGGTCAAGGACCTGCTGCCCTGGGACGGCAAGCCGTCGCGCGGGGACAAGGCCCTGATCGGACTGATCTTCGGCGTACCCGCCTTCTATCTCGCCACCATGCCCTTCCGTCCGTTCCTGATCGCCAAGGCGCCGATCCTGCTCGAGTTCGTCGTCGGGTCGAAGGCGGCGATCGGGGCGGCTGCGGCGTACGCCGGCGTGGGGCAGCTCCCGCTCTGGCTCGTCGTGGTCGCCGGCATCGTCGGCATGGCCAAGTTCGACTGGATGTTCTGGCTCGCGGGGCGCCGCTGGGGCGAGCGCGTGCTGCGTACGTTCGCCTCCACGCCCGGCCAGCAGAAGTGGGTGGCGCGCCTCCGGGGGATGCCCAGCTGGGCGATCGGGCTGTTGATGATCGCGACGTGCCTCCCGGGCGTACCCGCCGCGATCATCTGGATCCTCGCCGGCATGAGCGGGATGCGTCTGCGGACGTTCCTGATCCTCGACGTCATTTCAGCGGCCATCCTGACCGGCGTGGTGGTGTTCGCGGGCTATCAGGCCGGCGAGGCCGGAGTGGCGATCATCCAAACCATCGATTCGTACGCCCTGTGGATCGGCCTGGGCATCGTCGTCGTCATGTCCATCGCTGCGCAGATCCGTGCGGCCCGCCGCCCGAAGGCGCAGGCCTGA